The following proteins are encoded in a genomic region of Oncorhynchus masou masou isolate Uvic2021 chromosome 32, UVic_Omas_1.1, whole genome shotgun sequence:
- the LOC135526487 gene encoding leukocyte cell-derived chemotaxin-2-like: MAKFGQLCNENSSNRRRAADNWGQGQYRASRTDHVHEGIVCNDGATVYAPFDVKLSGKVTVYTNPKKAAINDGINLSGEGLCFKLFYMKPDNYSGVVKKGQRIGTLLPMQSVYPGITSHVHVQMCDKSDPTKYI; encoded by the exons ATGGCCAAGTTTGGTCAACTGTGTAATGAGAATTCCAGTAACAGGAGGAGGGCAGCAGACAACTGGGGACAAGGACAGTATAGAGCAAGCAG AACAGACCATGTGCATGAGGGCATTGTGTGTAACGACGGGGCCACAGTGTACGCTCCATTTGACGTGAAACTCAGCGGCAAAGTGACAGTGTACACAAACCCAAAGAAGGCAGCCATCAACGATGGGATCAACCTCAGTGGGGAGG GTCTGTGCTTTAAGCTGTTCTACATGAAGCCTGACAATTACTCTGGGGTGGTGAAGAAGGGCCAGAGGATTGGGACCCTGCTCCCCATGCAGAGTGTCTACCCAGGGATCACTTCTCACGTCCACGTCCAGATGTGTGACAAGTCCGACCCCACCAAGTACATCTGA